From the genome of Thermodesulfatator atlanticus DSM 21156:
TGTTCTCTTTTAGGTTCCTCAGGATTCCAGCCAAGAGAAACAGGATAAGCCTTCAAAATGTGTCCGTTTTCATAGAGATACAAAGTACGGGAATATTTCTCTATTACGATTATTTTTTGCGAAAAAGCCGGTATTTCCGCAAAAATAAAAAATATTAAAGAAACAACGCCTATTTTTAGAAAATTTTTTATCAATTTTCCTCCAAAAAAATTTAGCTTTTTTATCAATTTATATTACACTAGCTAAACAAATCTAGAGGAGGTGTTGTTATGAAGAAAAAGCTTATGGCTCTTATCATGGCAGTATCCTTTTTGGGTGTAAGCGGTGCTCCTGCCCTTGCCAAATCCTGTAAAGGCACTATCAAAGAATTCGATGGTAAAACCATGGTTGTCGAAATCAAAGGCAAATGTAAAGCCAATGTGGGCGATAAGGTAAAAATCAAAGTCAAAAAGCAAAAAGCCATCGAAGGTTGCTAATTTTCAAAAAGGGGGCTTAGGCCCCCTTTAAGATCTTTTCGAAAAGCTGAGAAGCTTCCTTAACAATTTCGGTGTTATCTACTAACTCTAAGAGTGGTCTACGTGCAATTTCCGCCTCAAACACCTCCTGGCTTTCCTTTAAGTATCCCAAAAACTTCATGTCCTTTTCATCGCAAATCTTTTGTACGTAATCGTCGAGTGTTTGAGGGATCTCTTGAGGAGCCCGGTTAACCAGAAGCCACACCGTGCCAACCTCAAGCTGTAGGGGTTTTATCAATTCTGCAATACGCCCAGCAGTCATCACCCCGCGCGAAGAAGCATCAGAGACCACCAAAAGATGGTCTATATTGCGCATATTAAGTCGCGAAAGATGCTCCATTCCTGCCTCGTTATCCACCACTACGTATGCATAATTTTTCATTAGCTTTTCAAGGGCCTGAGAAAGAAAAGCATGGGCAGCACAATAACACCCTGGGCCTTCTGGCTGGCCCATGACAATGAGGTCAAAATCATCTGTTTCAATCACGGCTTCGTTTAAACGCATTTCGATGAAATCACCCCGGGCCATGCTATCAGGCACCGCGGTGCGAAGCTCGTTTTTTATCTCCCCAAGGGTCACATCGACATCTACGCCTAGGAGTTCGTTAAGATTGGCATTGGGATCAGCATCAACCGCAAGGATGGGGGTTCTACCGGTTTTGATGAGGTGTCTTATTAAAAGGGCCGCAGTGGTAGTTTTGCCTGTTCCGCCTTTGCCTGCAAGGGCAATTGTCCTTGACACTAAAACCTCCTTAAGTTTTCTTGTGCCTGTCTTTAAAGAGTTTGTACGTGAGACTATCAACCAGGGCCT
Proteins encoded in this window:
- a CDS encoding ATP-binding protein, whose amino-acid sequence is MSRTIALAGKGGTGKTTTAALLIRHLIKTGRTPILAVDADPNANLNELLGVDVDVTLGEIKNELRTAVPDSMARGDFIEMRLNEAVIETDDFDLIVMGQPEGPGCYCAAHAFLSQALEKLMKNYAYVVVDNEAGMEHLSRLNMRNIDHLLVVSDASSRGVMTAGRIAELIKPLQLEVGTVWLLVNRAPQEIPQTLDDYVQKICDEKDMKFLGYLKESQEVFEAEIARRPLLELVDNTEIVKEASQLFEKILKGA